Proteins from one Pseudomonas bijieensis genomic window:
- the rlmKL gene encoding bifunctional 23S rRNA (guanine(2069)-N(7))-methyltransferase RlmK/23S rRNA (guanine(2445)-N(2))-methyltransferase RlmL, whose product MSDRFELFLTCPKGLEGLLIEEAVGLGLEEAREHTSAVRGMADMETAYRLCLWSRLANRVLLVLKRFPMKDAEDLYHGVLDVDWQDHMLADGTLAVEFSGHGSGIDNTHFGALKVKDAIVDKLRTPTGERPSIDKLNPDLRIHLRLDRGEAILSLDLSGHSLHQRGYRLQQGAAPLKENLAAAILIRAGWPRIAAEGGALADPMCGVGTFLVEAGMIAADMAPNLRRQQWGFTAWLGHVPALWKKLHEEATARAAAGLAKPPLWIRGYEADPRLIQPGRNNVERAGLSEWIKIYQGEVATFEPRPDQNQKGLVICNPPYGERLGDEASLLYLYQNLGERLRQACLNWEAAVFTGAPDLGKRMGIRSHKQYSFWNGALPCKLLLIKVLPDQFVTGERRSPEQRQAEREQAAYDQTPEVPQERQYNKNGNPIKPAPSPAPVVEQARLSEGGQMFANRLQKNLKSLSKWAKREGVECYRVYDADMPEYSMAIDLYHDWVHVQEYVAPKSIDPEKASARLFDALAAIPQALNIDKSRVVIKRRERQSGTKQYERQSAQGKFTEVNEGGVKLLVNLTDYLDTGLFLDHRPMRLRIQKEAAGKRFLNLFCYTATASVHAAKGGARSTTSVDLSKTYLDWARRNLSLNGFSDKNRLEQGDVMAWLEASRDEYDLIFIDPPTFSNSKRMEGVFDVQRDHVQLLDLAMARLAPGGVLYFSNNFRKFQLEDNLGERYAVEEITAKTIDPDFARNGKIHRAWKIMSR is encoded by the coding sequence AGGGCCTCGAAGGCCTGCTCATCGAGGAAGCCGTCGGGCTTGGCCTTGAAGAGGCGCGCGAGCACACCTCCGCCGTGCGCGGCATGGCCGACATGGAAACGGCCTATCGCCTGTGCCTGTGGTCGCGCCTGGCCAACCGCGTGTTACTGGTACTCAAGCGCTTCCCGATGAAGGACGCCGAAGACCTGTACCACGGCGTGCTGGACGTCGACTGGCAAGACCACATGCTCGCTGATGGCACCTTGGCGGTGGAGTTCAGCGGCCACGGCTCGGGCATCGACAACACCCACTTCGGCGCCTTGAAAGTCAAGGATGCCATCGTCGACAAGCTGCGCACCCCGACAGGCGAGCGACCGTCCATCGACAAGCTCAACCCGGACCTGCGCATCCACCTGCGCCTGGACCGTGGCGAAGCGATCCTCTCCCTGGATCTTTCTGGCCACAGCCTGCACCAGCGCGGCTATCGTTTGCAGCAGGGCGCTGCGCCGCTGAAGGAAAACCTCGCCGCCGCGATCCTGATCCGCGCCGGTTGGCCGCGTATTGCCGCTGAAGGCGGGGCGCTGGCCGACCCGATGTGCGGTGTCGGCACGTTCCTGGTGGAGGCCGGGATGATCGCCGCCGACATGGCGCCGAACCTGCGCCGCCAGCAATGGGGCTTCACCGCCTGGCTCGGCCACGTGCCGGCGCTGTGGAAGAAGCTCCACGAAGAGGCGACCGCCCGCGCCGCCGCCGGGCTGGCCAAGCCGCCGTTGTGGATTCGTGGCTACGAGGCCGACCCGCGGCTGATCCAGCCGGGCCGCAACAACGTCGAGCGTGCAGGCTTGAGCGAGTGGATCAAGATCTATCAAGGCGAAGTCGCCACCTTTGAACCCCGTCCGGACCAGAACCAGAAGGGCCTGGTGATCTGCAACCCTCCGTACGGTGAGCGTCTGGGCGATGAAGCCAGCCTGCTTTACCTCTACCAGAACCTGGGCGAGCGCCTGCGCCAGGCCTGCCTGAATTGGGAGGCGGCGGTGTTTACTGGTGCGCCGGATCTGGGCAAGCGCATGGGCATTCGCAGCCACAAGCAGTATTCGTTCTGGAACGGGGCCTTGCCGTGCAAGTTACTGCTGATCAAGGTGTTGCCGGATCAGTTCGTCACCGGCGAGCGCCGTAGCCCGGAACAGCGTCAGGCCGAGCGTGAGCAGGCCGCCTACGATCAAACCCCGGAAGTGCCGCAAGAGCGCCAGTACAACAAGAACGGCAACCCGATCAAACCGGCCCCGTCGCCAGCCCCTGTGGTCGAGCAGGCGCGGTTGAGCGAAGGCGGGCAGATGTTCGCCAATCGCCTGCAAAAAAACCTCAAGTCGCTGAGTAAGTGGGCCAAGCGTGAAGGCGTTGAGTGCTACCGGGTCTACGATGCCGACATGCCGGAATACTCCATGGCCATTGACCTGTACCACGACTGGGTGCACGTTCAGGAGTACGTTGCGCCAAAGTCCATCGACCCGGAAAAAGCCTCGGCCCGTTTGTTCGACGCCCTGGCGGCCATTCCCCAGGCACTGAACATCGACAAGAGCCGCGTGGTGATCAAGCGCCGCGAGCGTCAGAGCGGCACCAAGCAGTACGAGCGCCAGAGCGCCCAGGGCAAGTTCACCGAGGTCAACGAAGGCGGGGTGAAGCTGCTGGTCAACCTCACCGACTACCTGGACACTGGCCTGTTCCTCGACCACCGGCCAATGCGCCTGCGGATCCAGAAGGAAGCGGCTGGCAAGCGTTTCCTCAACCTGTTCTGTTACACCGCGACCGCAAGCGTCCACGCTGCCAAGGGTGGTGCCCGGAGCACCACCAGTGTCGATTTGTCGAAAACTTACCTGGATTGGGCGCGGCGCAACCTGTCGCTCAATGGTTTTTCCGACAAGAACCGTCTGGAACAGGGCGATGTGATGGCCTGGCTTGAAGCCAGCCGTGATGAGTACGACCTGATTTTCATCGATCCGCCGACCTTCTCCAATTCCAAGCGCATGGAGGGAGTGTTCGACGTGCAGCGCGATCATGTCCAGTTGCTGGACCTGGCCATGGCGCGCCTGGCACCGGGCGGTGTGCTGTACTTCTCCAACAACTTCCGCAAGTTCCAGCTCGAAGATAACCTCGGCGAGCGTTATGCGGTGGAAGAGATCACAGCCAAGACCATTGATCCGGATTTTGCACGCAACGGTAAGATCCACCGTGCCTGGAAGATCATGTCTCGTTGA